A single Euwallacea similis isolate ESF13 chromosome 1, ESF131.1, whole genome shotgun sequence DNA region contains:
- the LOC136412349 gene encoding uncharacterized protein codes for MHFWINKGNQQGHYWPRSCRLVRPPPEAVANYLASRPRGFYPNPMVTPVRRFQSLESVSNNGLRYSRTSPGHRPIRPAVHSNAHIYYNSTINRTPRFEQERSIDIEDQAAVQTLGGSELESYIQKFKFALLSFAFLSVCVMFGANYVSTGHIWRLGVETLVVISGTLVILLLGGIIILYLGDKQNTTHLTMIHQQSFETSNDQFQLDDLQDHSHQQRPTQLSIHETEMREASPPPYHIAIRLTNQVDLEEIQIYDDQSPPPPYEKAVT; via the exons ATGCATTTTTGGATAAATAAAGGTAATCAGCAGGGGCATTATTGGCCCAGAAGTTGTCGCTTAGTTCGTCCCCCTCCAGAGGCTGTTGCAAATTATTTGG CTAGTCGCCCCAGGGGATTTTATCCCAATCCCATGGTAACACCAGTTCGGCGTTTCCAGTCCCTCGAAAGTGTATCCAACAATGGTCTGCGTTATAGCAGAACATCTCCAGGCCACCGTCCCATTCGCCCCGCCGTACACAGTAATGCACATATTTACTATAA TTCAACAATTAACCGAACTCCGCGATTCGAGCAGGAGAGATCAATAGATATAGAAGACCAAGCCGCAGTACAAACCTTAGGAGGAAGTGAGCTGGAAtcttatattcaaaaatttaaatttgctttactGAGTTTCGCTTTCCTCTCTGTATGCGTTATGTTTGGGGCCAATTATGTGAGTACAGGG cacATATGGCGACTGGGAGTCGAAACGTTAGTAGTAATTTCGGGAACCCTCGTGATACTTCTACTAGGtggtataattattttgtacttGGGTGATAAGCAAAACACCACACATCTAACTATGATACACCAACAAAGTTTCGAAACTAGCAATGACCAG TTCCAATTAGATGACTTACAAGACCACAGTCACCAACAAAGACCCACTCAGCTGTCTATACATGAGACAGAAATGAGAGAAGCGTCCCCACCACCATATCATATCGCCATTAGGTTAACCAACCAGGTGGATCTGGAAGAAATACAGATCTACGATGACCAATCCCCTCCTCCACCATATGAAAAGGCTGTCACCTGA